A part of Oncorhynchus gorbuscha isolate QuinsamMale2020 ecotype Even-year linkage group LG09, OgorEven_v1.0, whole genome shotgun sequence genomic DNA contains:
- the LOC124042970 gene encoding potassium/sodium hyperpolarization-activated cyclic nucleotide-gated channel 1-like isoform X3 — protein sequence MYTPAAEWSLGHPPIQPHKVAILDIKKIRVIYLKSWFIPDVIAAFPIGYILLIAELQSHSDTSTSGSKASRMVRILMFVRIISLVRLLRVSRLVRFFNEVEKVSNANLEYVQLFFRILSLFMMMFLLCHWNGCIQYFVPMLEEFPSDCWVRQEKLMNATVGEKYSFGVFRALSHMIQISYGSNESPTNEVELWVVMTSMLSGALMYTVLVANAAAIITNVDQAAKAYKDKMNHLDDYMTFLKLPNDLRLRIQKYYGARYGGRWFDEKNFLISVSSALREEILTVMCLSLLNNVPMFQNRDVNFLNTVLLQFQHEVFQEDDVIFQQNAPGDRMFFIEHGQVLVETDSFSQELADGDYFGETCLMTKGKRLATVQALTTCQLFSLSSERFQMVLQGFPDIRRDMEKFSQQDKEYVRHL from the exons GTGGCTATACTGGATATCAAAAAGATCCGTGTGATTTACCTAAAGAGTTGGTTCATACCAGATGTGATTGCAGCATTCCCAATTGGCTACATACTATTAATTGCG GAGTTACAATCCCACAGTGACACCTCCACCTCAGGTTCCAAAGCCAGTAGAATGGTGCGGATCCTCATGTTTGTCCGAATCATCAGCCTTGTCAGGCTCCTCAGAGTCTCCAGGCTTGTCCGCTTCTTCAATGAAGTTGAAAAG GTTTCAAATGCCAACTTGGAGTATGTTCAGCTGTTCTTCCGCATACTGTCTTTGTTTATGATGATGTTTCTGCTGTGCCACTGGAACGGCTGTATCCAGTACTTTGTCCCGATGCTGGAGGAGTTCCCATCTGACTGCTGGGTCAGACAAGAGAAGCTGATG AATGCCACAGTCGGTGAGAAGTATTCCTTTGGAGTGTTTCGTGCTCTCTCTCATATGATCCAAATTTCCTATGGCTCCAACGAGTCACCAACAA ATGAGGTGGAGCTGTGGGTGGTCATGACCAGTATGCTGTCTGGGGCTCTAATGTACACTGTACTGGTGGCCAATGCTGCTGCCATCATAACCAACGTAGACCAAGCAGCAAAGGCCTACAAAGATAAG ATGAATCATCTAGACGACTACATGACCTTCTTGAAGCTTCCTAACGACCTTCGACTTCGAATCCAGAAGTACTACGGGGCCCGATATGGGGGGAGATGGTTTGACGAAAAGAACTTTCTAATTTCAGTCTCCTCAGCTTTGAGAGAG GAGATTCTGACAGTGATGTGTTTGAGCCTGCTGAACAACGTACCCATGTTCCAGAACCGAGACGTCAACTTCCTGAACACCGTTCTCCTCCAGTTTCAGCATGAAGTCTTCCAAGAGGATGATGTCATCTTCCAACAGAATGCACCCGGAGACCGCATGTTCTTCATCGAGCACGGCCAGGTCCTGGTGGAGACAGACTCCTTCTCGCAGGAACTGGCTGATGGAGACTACTTTGGAG AGACCTGCCTCATGACCAAAGGAAAGCGTTTGGCCACGGTTCAAGCTCTGACCACCTGCCAGCTCTTCTCCCTGTCCTCAGAACGCTTCCAGATGGTTCTACAGGGCTTCCCTGATATCAGGAGAGACATGGAAAAGTTTTCACAGCAGGACAAGGAATATGTGCGACATCTCTAG